A stretch of the Acanthopagrus latus isolate v.2019 chromosome 9, fAcaLat1.1, whole genome shotgun sequence genome encodes the following:
- the nepro gene encoding nucleolus and neural progenitor protein — protein sequence MAAELWNRVNIPFPSAVSSVRVHFRQITDVSVKTLLVENERVLRLLRSEILQTEVRVLYELLYILNNSFRGNKTYKGLQQVEQCMNRLKSMKLDVALQELTDLCPNRIQRGLSIKAGEGDVPSQPFLEWISLKVLGGAQLMSCTLGRCSRAFILSKQQMKCDEFIILNVVITSMLSRLWVICRGILVSLSAMYQKLLKLLREVADAQPMPFLKDISLPADMTQFLGPSDASLLTKKSAHIPHAKEHKEKRRKKSSVEVKNQAQTKKVKEDLGVAIERGIDFDTDTDLKPFLMAFKNFTKDKCVQRWKKNSDKMQKFQKQMREATSFTDMDTHLEEMIVWCKSKKMKKEKSLLTFLRLKCQRMKCLEGEGYNVQRKLQTFREETRWASSPQGSVPRSCRSSAATRRNAHLRTRFHSLRSRFRSSAVRAGVKKKQRRRQREKAEPSVSGLSADDQRNRTTHKPTSRTVDGDDIDDIFASVGL from the exons ATGGCAGCGGAGTTGTGGAACAGAGTAAACATTCCCTTTCCCAGCGCTGTTTCCAGTGTCCGTGTACACTTCAGACAAATTACAG atgtAAGTGTTAAAACCCTGCTGGTGGAAAACGAGAGGGTGCTGAGGCTGCTCCGGAGTGAGATCCTTCAGACGGAGGTACGAGTCCTGTACGAGCTGCTGTACATCCTCAACAACAGCTTCAGAGGCAACAAGACCTACAAGGGCTTACAGCAG gttgAACAATGTATGAACAGGCTGAAGAGCATGAAGCTTGACGTTGCTCTTCAGGAGCTGACAGATCTGTGTCCCAATAGAATTCAAAG agGACTGAGCATCAAGGCTGGTGAGGGTGATGTTCCCAGTCAGCCCTTCCTCGAGTGGATCAGTCTCAAAGTGCTGGGAGGCGCCCAGCTGATGAGCTGCACATTGGGTCGCTGCAGCAGAGCTTTCAT ACTCTCAAAGCAGCAGATGAAATGCGACGAGTTTATAATCTTGAATGTGGTGATTACCAGCATGCTCAGTCGTCTCTG GGTGATTTGCCGTGGCATCCTGGTCAGCCTTTCCGCTATGTATCAGAAGCTCCTGAAGTTGCTCAGAGAGGTTGCCGACGCTCAGCCCATGCCCTTCCTCAAAGACATCTCTCTGCCAGCAGACATGACACAGTTCCTCGGTCCCTCAGATGCATCTTTACTGACCAAAAAGTCAGCACACATTCCTCATGCCAAAGAGCacaaggagaagaggaggaagaaatcaTCTGTTGAAGTCAAGAACCAGGCACAGACGAAGAAGGTGAAAGAGGACCTGGGTGTAGCTATTGAAAGAG GTATAGAttttgacactgacactgacctgAAGCCTTTTCTAATGGCTTTCAAGAACTTTACAAAG GACAAATGCGTTCAACgatggaagaaaaacagtgacaaGATGCAAAAGTTCCAGAAACAAATGAGAGAGGCGACTTCTTTCACAGACATGGATACCCATTTAGAGGAAATGATCGTATGGTGCAAATCTaagaagatgaaaaaggaaaaaagtctCTTGACCTTCCTGCGTTTAAAGTGCCAGAGGATGAAATGCTTAGAGGGAGAGGGTTACAA TGTCCAGAGGAAATTGCAGACCTTCAGAGAGGAAACTCGCTGGGCTTCATCTCCTCAAGGATCAGTGCCGAGAAGCTGTCGGTCTTCGGCTGCGACGAGGAGGAACGCTCACCTGAGAACTCGTTTTCATTCGCTCAGGAGCAGATTCAGGTCTTCAGCGGTGAGAGCCGGGGTCAAAAAGAAACAGcggaggagacaaagagagaaggcTGAGCCCTCTGTGTCCGGACTGTCAGCGGACGACCAAAGAAACAGGACAACACACAAGCCGACGTCTCGGACTGTTGACGGTGATGACATAGATGATATATTTGCATCTGTGGGGTTGTGA